ttcaaccgtaatattttattcaaggTATTGCGcatgaattatgaatttacTAAAACAACATCCCCGATAACAATCTAAATCAATAAATCATAACATGTGTAATTTAACATATtactcgataaatattatactatttaatGAAACTCTTCAAACAGACAATCATTTTATGCCATCGACCCAAAAATCCAACAAAAGATTCGAACATTTACAAAAGATCCTAcatatatctttgaaaattcctGTGTACTTACAAATTAATCAATGGATTTTCAGGATAAACCATTTTTCACAACTCGTTTAGCTCTACCTCCCGATTACGAGAACGTAGCAGATTTCATGTGCGAGGCATACTACAAACACGAACCGGTAGTCATCAACATTGGTCTCGGAGGTACAGAGGCCCCACCTATTTGGAGACGTATGATGCTAGAACAAGTAAAGGCCGGATACTCGATCATCGCTGAGAATCGAGAGAACTGTATAATCGGTGCTGCCCTAAATTCTATAACGGACCATAACGAACTgaaaatgttatgtaaattGTCAAGATGCTGCGAGAACGGACCTATTCGCGATCTTATCGAATTTTTCGCCTTCGTACTCGAAGCACCTAGAGTTTGGGAACGTTTTCCCGTAAGACTTATCTTTGAACAATGCAGTTTAGCAGTAAGTTGCGAGTATCAACGTTTAGGAATCGCCAAAAGATTGATCCAGGAAAGCTGGCACTTGGCACGCGATTGTGGCTACCGATTGTTCAGACTAGATTGCAATAGCAGGTAATGCATAAAAGTTTTCGTAACGACGTAAGAATTTAAAAGTGTTGAAAACTATCTGGAAATCGATCGGTTAAAATTTAGCTCGTCAGccataaaaagaaagtattttgCGATATTCGTTGTCTTATAGGAAAGCgataaaagatacgaaagTTTCATTCCaactgtattaaaataaaataacttgaTACTACATCAGCAACTATCTTAGATAGAAAATAACTCTCGTTTTTTTACGTACTATGGAAAAGAAGTtgaattcttttcttaaacGTATAAGTCCATCAACGAtctaatgaaattcttttcgaCACAGCTATTGTGCAAAGATAGCCGAAGGTTTTGGATGGCCAATGATCTGGGATATACCATTCGATCAATATGTCAAAAACGGTAAAGTTATCTTCAACCATGTTAAGGAACCACATACTACGTGTCGCGTCTTCGTTGATCGTTTACGATATTGTAAAACCTACTGTCTTCCTTATAAGGATTGTAAAACAACAACACCTGCTCCGTTCCcagaaaagtaaaataaatgttcttaCATTCTTGCGTTtgtcaattattaaaattgttaatattcgTCGAAGATGATGATCGACCTTCggtctttttatttctaatccTGCTACATCCTTTGGATCATTTTAGGTTCaataatgtttctttcttGACAAATCTCTTAAGTTTGCAGAAAGTATTGTACTGATTGTTTGGGGTACTTGACTTCTCGTCttcagaatttataaatataattagagaAAAGATATTCATTCTCGCTTTAGTCTCCACGAATACGCCGAGTTCGACGGCTCCGGTGCTATAGGTCGTGCGAAAGTTTGCCAATCGAAGAGAATAAAGCGGTGGTaacatttaaatgaaattctcgaTATTTGACTTGTAAGCCCCGTCTCGACACGAAGCCGGGTTTCGAAGCGCGACTTTTCTGAACGATGGAATTACAAATACCGTACAGAATCGTAGACAGTTTCCAGTTCAGTCGAATTCGGTTGCTAAGTTCGATTCGCGGAATGAAAACTCGACATTGCGGGACGTCAATTGAACGCGTCTGTCACGACCGCAGCAGAGAAATAATAGTCGTCGAACGTGGCGATTCGTTGTTGTAACGAGGTTCCGCCCGCGGAATGAAACCGATCCGCGGCACATAAATCGCGTTCCGTGTATTTTTACTGTCGACAGGTTTGAAAGTGGCCGGCAAATTGCCGACCGAATTGATCTATTGCCGGCTCAGTTGACTCatttgtaaaacaatttcagaCAGACGCCCGATCGTCCATTACCGGCTCAGTTATTGCCGGAATTCGGATGCGGCGTCTGCAAACACTAGCCGCCGCTATGATTTAACCATGCGATCGTGGTCGTTTTATGAGATAGACATTCAATCGATGGAAATCGATTATGTAGAATCGTAAATGAGTTCCGCAAAGTTCCGAAATCTACGAAGTATCACGATCGATCTATGAATACCATTTAATCTGTTGACCCCTCTAATTTAATTGCTAACATTTTCGacattataatttcttaatttaggaatcacagaaattttatatgtcaAATCATTAGAATGTTATCCTTTCATTTCTGTTAAGAATAAATTGTAtggtatttatatttgcatagGCCACAATTGGCCTTATTCGTTGTCCCGCTTAATTCCGTGATGGTAGAAAGCTCTTGTTCAGATATTTCACTATACGGCTGTGAAAATCATGTATTTTGCAAGAGAACGTAAAACAAATTCTTGAAGAGCTTCGTAAAATACAAGAATGTACAAAACTCATAGGAAATCATAAATTTCCCTAGGAAACATACAAAATTCATtgaagtaaaaattgaatttagtCGTCTATTCTTTTGTTCCACTGCTTTCATATCGTTCCATGTATTCTACAaactataaattacatatacagGATTCTTCGATCtcatctaaaaaatataaaatgctttTCGTGTTTGTGGAggatatgttatataaaaaaaaaattattcacaatAAACGGATGGTATCTTTCTTACAAGCAAAAAGCAAAGTTCATGTAACAGGTACATCTGCCTTCGCAGTCGCTTATATACACAAAAAATATGACTTTTCATAATAAACAACGGCGAAATATCATGCAGACATACGATACGTAAAGTATTAAGTCCCGCACGAGCATCCGGTCAGATGTTAAGCCAATATGTAACCGGAAGCTCTGTTTGTCGAGCGGTTTAAACGGAAAGGCGCTTTTGCCCTGGTGCAAAACGAACGTAAgaagaattaaacgaaacgttcTACAAAGTAAGAACGAGAAAGTACGAACTTATCTCAGCGAAGATAAAGAAGATTTTCTCAAGTGGGACTATATTACTGCTTAGAAGTATCTGAACCTCTAACGTTCATTATTAATCTGAACACTGTTAAAGTTCGCATACAATTCCTACAGATCGATCAAAGTGTACAAACACTTATGAACGGCAGTGTCGAACacatatttttctgaaataattagaattttctgaTTATATAAAGAACATTAAAAGTTATAcacattataattaatagagaagtaaaaatatactaaCCAGAGAAACAGTCCAATGTATACTGACGCGACTTTAAGTAGAACGAGCATCGAACCGTGTTTTGTCAGACACGTTCCACTGTAAATAGGTAAATGCTTGCTTATAGATTTAACTAATTGTACTAAAGAAAAtgtcatttctatttttcattatttatgcACGGTGACATATtattaacgtattattacTCTATGAAACTATATTAACGGCTacatttttttgaaataaaaattatcacgCACGGGCAAAGAATCTTTTGAGTTGTTTCATCGtaattaaagtagaaattcCTTACGCAAACATTAAGAcctataaaatgaaacattctACCCTCGTAACAACAATGAGATTCAGCCTTCTTTCAGCGAGGATTAAGCAACTATTGTAAATCAACTATTATCAGAAGACGTGTCATTCATTCGAATTATACGCGCCTTTTTATGGCCTGTAAAATCGAGTCGTGTGACGAGAAATTAGCGCACCCGCTATTTTTCCCCGCTGTAAAATTTCAGccatttcctcttttttttccgcGGATGCAATGAAATTCTTCTCATCGATACGACCTCTGTTACATTTGACGTTTGTCGGTCGAACGGACAGAAAGCGCTTCTGTAACGAGCAAAGACAATTTACAAGTATatttcgcgataaaaataataaaatggttTAGAATAACGTATGTTTTAACGTCGACTTCGAGTTTCCGAATTATAGCGGCTTTTACGTTCTGTCAAAGTGATTAAGTATTATTAGAGATTGGATTAATTTAGATGTTGGTTCAGAACTTAATCGTCCGTGAAAATACAATTACATTTGCTTCAATTCAATATACATATCCTACATCGACCATAATGAGATCGTAATCTATACTCTACGTTGTAACACAAGAGAATGCCGTGGTCTATGTAGAAATCAGTTAATTGTTTACCAGAGCAGACTGGGAACGTTTGGAGGTAGAATAGCATAGAACTCTGATTAAAAACATGAAATTTGAGCAACTAATTTGAAGTGTACCTGAAATTCCtctatatgaaattaaataatcatgtACACCCTCCATTCTAAATTCCTTAAATTCTGtacttgaaacatttttcttggctcttcttgcaattaaaatttaatattaagaataCTTCACATGCTTCCTTCCTTTCGTAGGCAGACTTCACGCTACGTCTGCTATGAAAAGGTCGTATATTAAAGATGTTAATACTTTCATTAGCTGCGATTCATTTCACATAAGATATATTCTACCTGAAATCCCAGAATTTCTCATATTTCAATCTCTTATAGGGTCAGTCCATGAATGTCAGTGACCGACGTAACGCACTTGTatcgaacaatttcttttcatttgatCATTCACATTTACAGATTcagaaaatgatagaaatgGCGGCAAAATTTTGGAAGGAATTTTAAAGACTTCCTCTATACAATATCAGTggctatattttataaactggtttatatattctttgctttttgattgtatatatttaaatacgtatGAAGAATTCCGTGTTTTTTTCTGGTTAAGCTTGGCTAGGATACtctatgaatataaatataaaaaacgttacataaatatacatcaCTTGAAGCATGTGCAGGTAACTTTGATTAAAAGGTACATCAGGCAAAAATAGTGATAGGTATAGTGAGAGGATGATACGAggagttaaaaaaaaaaatcgaaaatacCGGATATAATATccgatgaaatgaaattatgtacGAAATTTTACTTAGTTCATATACtgcaacaaaaatttattatttacctcttactattcttttttcattgcGCTAGAACGATTAcgcaattaaaaatgttacacgaaaaggaagaaattgtttaaattttattggcCGTACAAAAAATCAATCATAAAACGATGATCATGAGACTTCTCCATTCTTAATATCACCACGCCATATCCCATTCAATATGACATACGTCtgaaaattacgtaaaatttcatCGCTACATTTCCGCGTTTGAAATCACTGGAACAATGACCGGCATAAAAAGGAACAGTGCAATGCGCACCCGTTACCTGGGACACTTAACGAGGGGCGTAGAATCGATGGTGGATTCCTGTTTAACGTAGACTCTCGTCGATGCAGAAGAATGACAAACGTTCTTTGCCGCCCGCTCGATATTACCCCAGGGGGAAAATTGCTTCGGAGGAATTCAAAGTGACGACAAATCGTTGTGTCGTCGATGGGGCGCTTTCAACTGTCACAGGAGTGTGGTTTTTCTAGCGGAAACCCGGTGTCGAATTCTATCGATTTAATTCAGTCCCGAAGGGTCTTCGCTCGGTCAGGCGAGATTCGTTTTAATCCCTTTCTGTTTCGCCTGCTAATCAGGaacgttaaaaattcaaaatggtAAGAGGAGAACCGTTCCATTGGAAGATTAGAAGCAGACaccaaaaagaagaaaatgtgagACAATGTGTCGTATTTTTTATCAAGGAAGACCGACGATTTGTATCAGCGTTGAAGGAACTTTTATTTCGcgcataaattttatttcatacaaaaac
This DNA window, taken from Bombus pyrosoma isolate SC7728 linkage group LG6, ASM1482585v1, whole genome shotgun sequence, encodes the following:
- the LOC122568423 gene encoding uncharacterized protein LOC122568423 translates to MAASLLEMYSSSIRKCLKHVSKYCRIGSSRATFHCTAKNLSVKCSDKPFFTTRLALPPDYENVADFMCEAYYKHEPVVINIGLGGTEAPPIWRRMMLEQVKAGYSIIAENRENCIIGAALNSITDHNELKMLCKLSRCCENGPIRDLIEFFAFVLEAPRVWERFPVRLIFEQCSLAVSCEYQRLGIAKRLIQESWHLARDCGYRLFRLDCNSSYCAKIAEGFGWPMIWDIPFDQYVKNGKVIFNHVKEPHTTCRVFVDRLRYCKTYCLPYKDCKTTTPAPFPEK